Proteins from a single region of Pyrus communis chromosome 6, drPyrComm1.1, whole genome shotgun sequence:
- the LOC137736873 gene encoding histone-lysine N-methyltransferase ATX2-like isoform X1, producing MAVPLKHQNDDASTDIHASTPLRYLSLNHVYSATSPCVSASGSSNVMSKKVKARKLDDFDDGDAGDQNLQKPSPKPSFVNVYSRRAKRPRHCSSFFDALLARNEPPAVKIEAVDDVDGEFERISETKKKRNLGFNELLKLGVDSSVLSNLEGPRLRDSRSNPKLDGSKKGEKLGLKKRNSSSNCEKILSDSPSVKKWVGLSFKDVDPKTFIGLECKVYWPLDADWYSGRIVGYNSDTKRHHVEYEDADEEDLLLSSERIKFYISREEMESLSLSCSPKSTNSDVYDYNEMVVLAASLDDCQELEPGDIVWAKLTGYAMWPAIVVDESLIGDRKGLSKTLGGISVPVQFFGTHDFARIKVKQAISFLKGLLSSFHLKCKKPGFMKSLEEAKMYLNEQKLPRRMLRLQNGINIDECESISGEDEVSADSDEGCFDDAGIPRTLDYLGTSPFVIGDLQIINLGKIVRDSECFQDEKYIWPEGYTALRKFTSITDPSVLALYKMEVLRDTESNIRPLFKVTIDTGEQFKGSTPSACWNKIYKRIRKAQNTSFDGSNGNAEGRLEGTYKSGSHMFGFSIPEVAKLIQRLSKSRLSSNLPKCKLASRRYRDVPVGYRPVRVDWKDLDKCSVCHMDEEYENNLFLQCDKCRMMVHARCYGELEPVGGVLWLCNLCRPGAPEPLPPCCLCPVIGGAMKPTTDRRWAHLACAIWIPETCLSDVKRMEPIDGLSRINKDRWKLLCSICGVSYGACIQCSNHTCCAAYHPLCARAAGLCVELEDEDRLHLLSVDDDEVEQCIRLLSFCKKHRQATNDRSAADNRIGRTGRQCSEYIPPTNPSGCARTEPYNYFCRRGRKEPEAIAAASLKRLFVENQPYLVGGYSQHQLSSKSQPPNGSKFCSSLQRLKASQLDAPNDILSMAEKYKYMRDTFRKRLAFGKSGIHGFGIFAKHPHRAGDMVIEYTGELVRPPVADRREHFIYNSLVGAGTYMFRIDDERVIDATRAGSIAHLINHSCEPNCYSRVISVNNDEHIIIFAKRDIKRWEELTYDYRFFSIDEQLACCCGFPRCRGVVNDVESKERASKLCAPRSELIDWSGE from the exons ATGGCAGTTCCCCTCAAGCACCAAAACGACGACGCCTCAACCGACATCCACGCCTCCACGCCCCTCCGCTACCTATCTCTGAACCACGTCTATTCCGCCACCTCTCCTTGCGTCAGCGCCAGCGGGTCCTCCAACGTCATGTCCAAGAAGGTCAAAGCTCGCAAGCTCGACGACTTCGACGATGGCGATGCTGGCGATCAGAATCTTCAGAAGCCCTCTCCCAAACCCTCATTTGTCAATGTCTACTCCCGCCGGGCCAAGCGGCCTCGCCATTGCTCCTCCTTCTTCGATGCTTTGCTTGCCCGGAATGAGCCGCCGGCGGTGAAGATTGAGGCGGTTGATGATGTCGATGGTGAATTCGAGAGGATTTCGGAgaccaagaagaagagaaacctCGGCTTTAACGAGTTACTCAAATTGGGGGTTGATTCTAGTGTTCTGTCTAATTTGGAGGGTCCTCGGTTAAGGGATTCTCGTAGCAATCCGAAACTCGATGGCAGTAAAAAAGGAGAGAAATTGGGCCTCAAGAAGCGGAATTCTTCTTCTAACTGTGAGAAAATTCTTTCGGATTCGCCTTCTGTGAAGAAATGGGTCGG GTTGAGTTTCAAAGATGTCGATCCCAAAACTTTTATTGGATTAGAATGCAAG GTCTATTGGCCATTGGATGCTGATTGGTATTCGGGTCGCATTGTGGGTTACAACTCTGACACTAAGAGACATCAT GTTGAATATGAAGATGCTGATGAGGAGGATTTGCTTCTATCAAGCGAGAGAATCAAGTTTTATATCTCTCGAGAAGAAATGGAAAGTTTGAGTTTGAGTTGCAGTCCAAAGAGTACAAACAGTGATGTCTATGATTATAATGAAATGGTTGTGTTGGCTGCGAGTTTGGATGACTGCCAAGAACTAGAGCCTGGGGATATCGTATGGGCCAAGCTTACTG GTTATGCTATGTGGCCAGCAATTGTGGTGGATGAATCCCTTATTGGTGATCGTAAGGGCTTAAGCAAAACTTTGGGAGGAATATCAGTTCCAGTGCAGTTTTTTGGTACCCATGACTTTGCAAG GATTAAAGTGAAACAAGCAATCTCATTTCTCAAAGGACTTCTTTCTTCATTCCATTTGAAGTGCAAGAAGCCTGGATTCATGAAAAGCTTGGAAGAAGCAAAAAT GTATCTCAATGAACAAAAGCTTCCAAGAAGAATGCTACGGCTGCAAAACGGAATTAACATTGATGAATGTGAAAGTATAAGTGGAGAGGATGAAGTGAGTGCAGATTCTGATGAAGGATGTTTTGATGATGCAGGGATTCCGAGGACACTGGATTACCTTGGAACTTCTCCATTTGTGATCGGAGATTTGCAGATAATAAACCTAG GAAAGATTGTCAGAGACTCGGAATGTTTTCAGGATGAGAAATACATTTGGCCTGAAGGTTATACTGCCTTGAGGAAATTTACTTCAATTACAG ATCCAAGTGTACTTGCCTTATATAAGATGGAGGTGTTGAGAGATACCGAATCAAATATTCGACCTCTGTTCAAAGTGACAATTGATACAGGAGAGCAG TTCAAAGGATCTACACCATCAGCTTGCTGGAATAAAATATACAAAAGGATAAGGAAAGCACAAAACACTTCATTTGATGGTTCTAATGGCAATGCTGAAGGCAGATTAGAAGGGACCTATAAATCTGGTTCTCATATGTTTGGTTTCTCTATACCAGAAGTTGCTAAACTTATTCAG AGGTTATCAAAATCCAGGCTTTCTTCAAATTTACCCAAGTGCAAGTTAGCCTCTAGGAGATATCGAGATGTTCCTGTTGGTTACAGACCTGTTCGTGTGGATTGGAAGGACCTTGATAAATGCAGTGTTTGCCACATGGATGAG GAGTATGAAAACAACCTGTTCCTGCAGTGTGACAAATGCAGAATGATG GTCCATGCAAGATGCTATGGAGAATTGGAACCTGTTGGTGGGGTACTATGGTTATGCAACTTATGTCGGCCTGGGGCTCCTGAACCTCTACCACCTTGCTGCCTTTGTCCTGTAATAG GGGGTGCAATGAAGCCTACAACTGACCGGCGCTGGGCTCATCTAGCTTGTGCCATATGGATACCAG AAACCTGCCTATCTGATGTTAAGAGAATGGAGCCAATTGATGGGCTTAGCAGAATCAATAAG GACCGTTGGAAGCTATTATGTAGTATCTGTGGCGTTTCGTATGGAGCCTGCATTCAA TGTTCAAACCATACCTGTTGTGCGGCATATCACCCACTTTGCGCGCGAGCCGCTGGTCTTTgtgttgag CTTGAGGATGAGGACAGACTACATCTACTGTCTGTGGACGATGATGAAGTAGAGCAGTGCATTCGTCTTCTTTCCTTCTGCAAGAAGCATAGGCAGGCAACAAATGACCGTTCAGCTGCTGATAACCGTATTGGTCGAACCGGGCGCCAGTGCTCAGAATACATTCCACCAACAAATCCATCTGGATGTGCTCGTACGG AGCCATACAACTACTTTTGTAGAAGAGGGAGAAAAGAGCCTGAAGCCATAGCTGCTGCATCCTTAAAGCGTTTGTTTGTCGAGAACCAGCCTTATTTAGTTGGTGGTTACAGCCAACACCAATTGTCGAGTAAGTCACAGCCTCCGAATGGCTCTAAGTTCTGCTCTAGCCTTCAGAGGCTGAAAGCCTCCCAGCTTGATGCTCCTAATGACATACTTTCTATGGCTGAGAAGTATAAATACATGAGGGACACCTTTCGAAAAAGACTAGCATTTG GAAAATCGGGAATTCATGGTTTTGGTATCTTTGCAAAGCACCCACATAGAGCAGGGGACATG GTGATTGAATACACAGGCGAACTTGTTAGACCTCCTGTAGCTGACAGGAGGGAGCACTTCATATATAATTCATTGGTG GGGGCTGGGACTTATATGTTCCGGATTGATGATGAACGAGTCATTGATGCCACAAGAGCTGGAAGCATTGCTCACCTAATTAATCACTCTTGTGAA CCAAATTGCTACTCAAGAGTCATTAGTGTTAATAATGATGAGCATATAATTATATTTGCAAAGAGAGACATTAAACGATGGGAAGAACTTACATATGATTATAG ATTCTTTTCAATAGATGAACAACTGGCATGTTGTTGTGGTTTCCCTAGATGTCGGGGGGTGGTTAATGATGTTGAATCCAAAGAGCGAGCAAGCAAGCTTTGTGCCCCTCGCAGCGAGTTAATAGATTGGAGTGGAGAATGA
- the LOC137736873 gene encoding histone-lysine N-methyltransferase ATX2-like isoform X2 encodes MGRVEFQRCRSQNFYWIRMQGKLSVYWPLDADWYSGRIVGYNSDTKRHHVEYEDADEEDLLLSSERIKFYISREEMESLSLSCSPKSTNSDVYDYNEMVVLAASLDDCQELEPGDIVWAKLTGYAMWPAIVVDESLIGDRKGLSKTLGGISVPVQFFGTHDFARIKVKQAISFLKGLLSSFHLKCKKPGFMKSLEEAKMYLNEQKLPRRMLRLQNGINIDECESISGEDEVSADSDEGCFDDAGIPRTLDYLGTSPFVIGDLQIINLGKIVRDSECFQDEKYIWPEGYTALRKFTSITDPSVLALYKMEVLRDTESNIRPLFKVTIDTGEQFKGSTPSACWNKIYKRIRKAQNTSFDGSNGNAEGRLEGTYKSGSHMFGFSIPEVAKLIQRLSKSRLSSNLPKCKLASRRYRDVPVGYRPVRVDWKDLDKCSVCHMDEEYENNLFLQCDKCRMMVHARCYGELEPVGGVLWLCNLCRPGAPEPLPPCCLCPVIGGAMKPTTDRRWAHLACAIWIPETCLSDVKRMEPIDGLSRINKDRWKLLCSICGVSYGACIQCSNHTCCAAYHPLCARAAGLCVELEDEDRLHLLSVDDDEVEQCIRLLSFCKKHRQATNDRSAADNRIGRTGRQCSEYIPPTNPSGCARTEPYNYFCRRGRKEPEAIAAASLKRLFVENQPYLVGGYSQHQLSSKSQPPNGSKFCSSLQRLKASQLDAPNDILSMAEKYKYMRDTFRKRLAFGKSGIHGFGIFAKHPHRAGDMVIEYTGELVRPPVADRREHFIYNSLVGAGTYMFRIDDERVIDATRAGSIAHLINHSCEPNCYSRVISVNNDEHIIIFAKRDIKRWEELTYDYRFFSIDEQLACCCGFPRCRGVVNDVESKERASKLCAPRSELIDWSGE; translated from the exons ATGGGTCGG GTTGAGTTTCAAAGATGTCGATCCCAAAACTTTTATTGGATTAGAATGCAAGGCAAGCTCTCT GTCTATTGGCCATTGGATGCTGATTGGTATTCGGGTCGCATTGTGGGTTACAACTCTGACACTAAGAGACATCAT GTTGAATATGAAGATGCTGATGAGGAGGATTTGCTTCTATCAAGCGAGAGAATCAAGTTTTATATCTCTCGAGAAGAAATGGAAAGTTTGAGTTTGAGTTGCAGTCCAAAGAGTACAAACAGTGATGTCTATGATTATAATGAAATGGTTGTGTTGGCTGCGAGTTTGGATGACTGCCAAGAACTAGAGCCTGGGGATATCGTATGGGCCAAGCTTACTG GTTATGCTATGTGGCCAGCAATTGTGGTGGATGAATCCCTTATTGGTGATCGTAAGGGCTTAAGCAAAACTTTGGGAGGAATATCAGTTCCAGTGCAGTTTTTTGGTACCCATGACTTTGCAAG GATTAAAGTGAAACAAGCAATCTCATTTCTCAAAGGACTTCTTTCTTCATTCCATTTGAAGTGCAAGAAGCCTGGATTCATGAAAAGCTTGGAAGAAGCAAAAAT GTATCTCAATGAACAAAAGCTTCCAAGAAGAATGCTACGGCTGCAAAACGGAATTAACATTGATGAATGTGAAAGTATAAGTGGAGAGGATGAAGTGAGTGCAGATTCTGATGAAGGATGTTTTGATGATGCAGGGATTCCGAGGACACTGGATTACCTTGGAACTTCTCCATTTGTGATCGGAGATTTGCAGATAATAAACCTAG GAAAGATTGTCAGAGACTCGGAATGTTTTCAGGATGAGAAATACATTTGGCCTGAAGGTTATACTGCCTTGAGGAAATTTACTTCAATTACAG ATCCAAGTGTACTTGCCTTATATAAGATGGAGGTGTTGAGAGATACCGAATCAAATATTCGACCTCTGTTCAAAGTGACAATTGATACAGGAGAGCAG TTCAAAGGATCTACACCATCAGCTTGCTGGAATAAAATATACAAAAGGATAAGGAAAGCACAAAACACTTCATTTGATGGTTCTAATGGCAATGCTGAAGGCAGATTAGAAGGGACCTATAAATCTGGTTCTCATATGTTTGGTTTCTCTATACCAGAAGTTGCTAAACTTATTCAG AGGTTATCAAAATCCAGGCTTTCTTCAAATTTACCCAAGTGCAAGTTAGCCTCTAGGAGATATCGAGATGTTCCTGTTGGTTACAGACCTGTTCGTGTGGATTGGAAGGACCTTGATAAATGCAGTGTTTGCCACATGGATGAG GAGTATGAAAACAACCTGTTCCTGCAGTGTGACAAATGCAGAATGATG GTCCATGCAAGATGCTATGGAGAATTGGAACCTGTTGGTGGGGTACTATGGTTATGCAACTTATGTCGGCCTGGGGCTCCTGAACCTCTACCACCTTGCTGCCTTTGTCCTGTAATAG GGGGTGCAATGAAGCCTACAACTGACCGGCGCTGGGCTCATCTAGCTTGTGCCATATGGATACCAG AAACCTGCCTATCTGATGTTAAGAGAATGGAGCCAATTGATGGGCTTAGCAGAATCAATAAG GACCGTTGGAAGCTATTATGTAGTATCTGTGGCGTTTCGTATGGAGCCTGCATTCAA TGTTCAAACCATACCTGTTGTGCGGCATATCACCCACTTTGCGCGCGAGCCGCTGGTCTTTgtgttgag CTTGAGGATGAGGACAGACTACATCTACTGTCTGTGGACGATGATGAAGTAGAGCAGTGCATTCGTCTTCTTTCCTTCTGCAAGAAGCATAGGCAGGCAACAAATGACCGTTCAGCTGCTGATAACCGTATTGGTCGAACCGGGCGCCAGTGCTCAGAATACATTCCACCAACAAATCCATCTGGATGTGCTCGTACGG AGCCATACAACTACTTTTGTAGAAGAGGGAGAAAAGAGCCTGAAGCCATAGCTGCTGCATCCTTAAAGCGTTTGTTTGTCGAGAACCAGCCTTATTTAGTTGGTGGTTACAGCCAACACCAATTGTCGAGTAAGTCACAGCCTCCGAATGGCTCTAAGTTCTGCTCTAGCCTTCAGAGGCTGAAAGCCTCCCAGCTTGATGCTCCTAATGACATACTTTCTATGGCTGAGAAGTATAAATACATGAGGGACACCTTTCGAAAAAGACTAGCATTTG GAAAATCGGGAATTCATGGTTTTGGTATCTTTGCAAAGCACCCACATAGAGCAGGGGACATG GTGATTGAATACACAGGCGAACTTGTTAGACCTCCTGTAGCTGACAGGAGGGAGCACTTCATATATAATTCATTGGTG GGGGCTGGGACTTATATGTTCCGGATTGATGATGAACGAGTCATTGATGCCACAAGAGCTGGAAGCATTGCTCACCTAATTAATCACTCTTGTGAA CCAAATTGCTACTCAAGAGTCATTAGTGTTAATAATGATGAGCATATAATTATATTTGCAAAGAGAGACATTAAACGATGGGAAGAACTTACATATGATTATAG ATTCTTTTCAATAGATGAACAACTGGCATGTTGTTGTGGTTTCCCTAGATGTCGGGGGGTGGTTAATGATGTTGAATCCAAAGAGCGAGCAAGCAAGCTTTGTGCCCCTCGCAGCGAGTTAATAGATTGGAGTGGAGAATGA